ACCCAATGCCCAAGTCTCGGTGGTAAAAGCGGCTGATTTTAACGGGGACGGAATGGAGGATTTGATGATTGGAGGAAGAAATGTGGCAGGGAAATATGGATACACCCCTAAGAGTTATTTACTCCAAAATATAGGAGGAAATAACTATGTAAACCGAACGAAAGAATATGCTCCAGATTTGGAATTCATAGGAATGGTGAAGGATGCGGTATGGCAAGATTTAGACCTTGATGGGAATCTGGATTTGATTGTGGTAGGAGAATGGATTCCTATCACCATCTTCATGAATCGTGGAGGTAAATTGAATAATGAAACTAATTCATTTGGGTTGGAAAAGTCGAAGGGCTGGTGGAACTCCATTGCTGCTGAAGATATAAATGGAGATGGTTATCCCGATCTGGTGGTAGGAAATTTGGGATTGAATAGCAGGTTGAAAGCATCCCAAGAACAGCCAGTAAAAATGATTGTCAATGATTTTGATGAAAATGGGACTTCGGAACAGATTATTTCTTATCCAGTTGATGGGGAATATTATACTGTAGCTACCAAAGATGAAATTGTAAAACAAATGCCAAGCCTCAAAAAGAAGTTTTTACGCTACCGGGATTTTGCAGGAAAGGATGTTGAGGAATTGTTGACTTATTTGAATACGAAAGAGGCGAAGTACCTTGAAGCCCATCTTTTTGAATCCATTGTATTGGTAAATCAAAATGGTCTGGATTTTCGTTTAGAGAAATTGCCTGCAGAAGCGCAGTTTGCCCCTATTGAGGCGATTGAAGTGTTAGACGTGAATCAGGACGGATACCTGGATTTGGTATTAGGTGGGAACAAAACTGGCGCATCTCCTTATTATGGAGCCTATCAAGGGAGTTGGGGGCAGGTTTTAATAGGAGATTCTCTTGGCAATTTCAAGACTGACACCCAAAATCGACTTAAAATCCGTGGCGATGTAAGAGGGATTAAGAAAGTGTCTGTCAATGCATTCACATGGTTGATTTATGCAAAAAATGACGATGCCCTTGAGGTAGTTCAGATCGATGAAGCAAAACCTTTCAAGTAGTTTTTTGTATGAAATCGAGGTCCTTCTAATAGGGCCTTCTTTCAAGCTAAATTTGGTAGTTCTTTTGAAGATAGATTGTTTTTGATCTTTGATACGATTATTCCAAAAAGTTCAATCTACCCTTTAAATTTTCTTTTTTGCTACTAAGTAGTTGTTCAAATAAAAGGGAGGCAAAGATTAAAGGCGTATAATTCTTAAATCATATTAATAGGTTATTTTAACCTTTGATAATCAGGTATATTTATTGCCATACTAATATTTATGCGGCCCGACTATAAAATTTTTATTCAATCTGTTTTTTTATTACTGATTTCGGTAGTTGTTGGAGGTTCTGTTTTGGCTCAAGGAATACGGGGCAAAGTCGTTTCTTCGGAAGGTGAACTCTTACCTTATGCTTCCGTGTATATTCGAAATTTGGGAGACGGTGTTCCTACCAATCAAGATGGGAGGTATGAATATAAATTGGACCCCGGAGTTTATGACGTTCTGATCCAATTCTTAGGCTATAAGTCCCAATTGAAAACAATAGAGGTGGGAGAGCAATGGGTGGATCTGGATTTTGTACTAGAACCACAAGTTTACACCCTAAGCGAAGTGGAAGTAAGGGCAGGGCAGGAAGATCCAGCTTTGACCATTATGAGGAAAGCCATTTCCAAAGCAAAATTCCATCGTTTACAGTTGCAGCAATATAGCATGACAGTTTACCTGAAAGGTACTGGCCAGCTTACAGATGCTCCCTTTTTCCTAAAGAAGACTTTGGAAAAAGAAGGTCTGAAACTCAATGAAGCTTATACCAGTGAGTCAGTTTCAAGAATTACCTTCACCCAACCCAACAAAGTGGAGGAAAAAGTGATTTCAATTAGAACCAATGGGGATAATCAGTCTACTTCCCCTGCGCCTTACATCCAAACAAGTTTCTATCAGGAAAAAATCAATGATATTATTTCACCCTTGTCAAGGTCCGCATTCACCTATTATCGATTCACGTATGAAGGGAGTTTCTTTGACCAGGATGTGCTAGTGAATAAAATCAAGGTTACCCCAAGGTCCAGAGGAGAGCGGGTATTTGAGGGATATATTTATATCATTGAAGATCTCTGGGCGATCCATTCACTTAACCTGAAGACTTCTCTTTTGGGGTTTGATATTCAAGCAACCCAACAATATGCACTTGTTGCGGATAATGTCTGGATGCCTTTGACGCATACTTATCGGTTTGGGGGGAAGTTTTTCGGATTTGAGGGTGAATTCAAATACCTGGCTTCTACCAGAGAATATGAAGTCACCTTAAATCCTGATTTGGCCTATGTTCCAGAGATTATAGACGAAAAAGTACAAGAGGTAACCGAAGATGTAGCTGACTTTAAAAAAACGGAATCGGCGTTGGAGCAATTGGCCAAAGAACAACCCACCACTCGAAAAGAATATAGAAAGCTAATCAATGAATATGAAAAAGAATCGCTGAAAGAGCGGGATGAGCCTGATGTGATCCGGGAAAGTTATTATAGCATAGATTCTCTTGCGAAAAAACGTGATTTATCTTATTGGGATAGCATCAGGCCAGTTCCTCTGACCGAGAAAGAAATAGAAGGGTATAGAAGAGATGATAGCCTAGCAGTCATAGAAGCTGCAAAAGTTAGCGAGGTGGATTCGGTGGCAAAAAAAGCGAGAAGGAAGTATAAGCCCTTAGATTTTATGAATGGGGCCTCTTACAGTTTTGGGAAAGGCGTTTCGATTGGATTTAAGCAAAATTGGACCAAGATCTCATTTAACACAGTGGAAGGTTTTAAGTTCGGTATGGGAATGTTTTACCGAAAATATCAAGAGGAGAAACTAGCCGATTCGGTCAATCGAATCCGGAAAAGCTTCAATATTGAGCCAGAGTTGCGATATGGTATTTCAAGTAATCGATTTTATGGAAAAGTGGACTTTCGATGGTCTACCACAAAACCTATCTCAGGAACTACTTTTGGGGTTGAGGGGGGAAGATATATTTATCAATTCAATGGGGGAGAGCCTATCAATGAACAGGTAAATGCTTTTTATTCTCTATTGTTTCGGCAGAATTACATGAAGCTTTACGAACAGGATTTTGCAAGGGCTTATTGGGCTCATCGGGTAAATTATGGATTTACCTACCGAGCTAACTTAACCTATGCGGAAAGGAGAGAACTTTTTAATAATTCCAATTATAGCTGGTACAACAAAGAAGAGAGAACCTATACCAGCAACCGACCAGAAAATGTTGAGGTCGATGAAATGGCTTTCACTGATCATGAAATACTAAAGTTTAATGCGTCTATTGCCTGGAGACCGGGTGTAAAATATGGCATTAGAAATGGTCGTAAATATCCAATTACCAATCGATCTCCTTTGATCAATTTCAATTATACAAAAGCTCTGGGAGGATTGTTAAATTCTGAGACTGCTGCTGATTTTGATCATTTGGAGTTAGGGATAGAGCACTTTTTTGAATTTGGCGTGAGTGGAAAGTTGGACTTCAATGTTTCTGCAGGTACATTTTTGAGTAATAAGCAAGTCTATTTTCAGGACTACCAGCATTTTGGAGGTAACAGAACCATATTTTCGAATTTTGGACCTGCTTCAAATTACCGATTTATGGATTACTACAAGTACAGCACCAATACCTCCTACGTTTCAGGGATTTTCCATTATCAATTCCGAAAATTTCTGTTGACTCAATTGCCTATGCTCCGGTTTTCAGGGGTGAGGGAAAACCTCTTTTTTAATTATTTGAAGACTGAAAATTCACCTAGTTATTGGGA
This genomic stretch from Algoriphagus halophilus harbors:
- a CDS encoding DUF5686 and carboxypeptidase regulatory-like domain-containing protein: MRPDYKIFIQSVFLLLISVVVGGSVLAQGIRGKVVSSEGELLPYASVYIRNLGDGVPTNQDGRYEYKLDPGVYDVLIQFLGYKSQLKTIEVGEQWVDLDFVLEPQVYTLSEVEVRAGQEDPALTIMRKAISKAKFHRLQLQQYSMTVYLKGTGQLTDAPFFLKKTLEKEGLKLNEAYTSESVSRITFTQPNKVEEKVISIRTNGDNQSTSPAPYIQTSFYQEKINDIISPLSRSAFTYYRFTYEGSFFDQDVLVNKIKVTPRSRGERVFEGYIYIIEDLWAIHSLNLKTSLLGFDIQATQQYALVADNVWMPLTHTYRFGGKFFGFEGEFKYLASTREYEVTLNPDLAYVPEIIDEKVQEVTEDVADFKKTESALEQLAKEQPTTRKEYRKLINEYEKESLKERDEPDVIRESYYSIDSLAKKRDLSYWDSIRPVPLTEKEIEGYRRDDSLAVIEAAKVSEVDSVAKKARRKYKPLDFMNGASYSFGKGVSIGFKQNWTKISFNTVEGFKFGMGMFYRKYQEEKLADSVNRIRKSFNIEPELRYGISSNRFYGKVDFRWSTTKPISGTTFGVEGGRYIYQFNGGEPINEQVNAFYSLLFRQNYMKLYEQDFARAYWAHRVNYGFTYRANLTYAERRELFNNSNYSWYNKEERTYTSNRPENVEVDEMAFTDHEILKFNASIAWRPGVKYGIRNGRKYPITNRSPLINFNYTKALGGLLNSETAADFDHLELGIEHFFEFGVSGKLDFNVSAGTFLSNKQVYFQDYQHFGGNRTIFSNFGPASNYRFMDYYKYSTNTSYVSGIFHYQFRKFLLTQLPMLRFSGVRENLFFNYLKTENSPSYWEAGYSLDNLFRIFRLEMGAGFENGNYLRGGVRFGIATFIQVN